A region of the Desulfuribacillus alkaliarsenatis genome:
TTGACTATTCGCCGAACGCTAAGAAGCAAATCAAAGAGCTTGAGCAGCAGGGTCATAGAAGGCTGCCAATTTGCATGGCAAAAACGCAATCATCCTTAAGCGATGATCCGCTAAAAATCGGCAGACCTACTAATTTCCGCCTTAACGTGCGTGAGATACGTGCGTCAATTGGTGCAGGCTTTATCGTCGTCCTGACAGGACAGATGCTAACTATGCCTGGATTACCTAAGGTTCCATCGGCAGTGAACATGGATATTGACGCTAAAGGCAAGATTACAGGGCTGTTCTAAACTTAATTTATAGGTAAAAACCCATCCGAGAAAGGATGGGTTTTTTATGGGTTAGAGTTTGAAAATTCGTTAAAACACTAAAATCCTTGGCAAAATAATTAACAAGGTTGCTAGTAAGCTTGAAGCCAGCAAGCTTCTAGTACGCACATACAGTAAGCTTAAAACCACAGAACCTACAGGCGCAATTAAAAATGATTGTAAAAGCACTTCAATATGGGCCATATTATAGATGTATTGGTTAATAATATAATTAATCAAAGCTACAATCCCTGCCGTTCCGATTATTGCTATCCAGGTTGTAGTTAAGCGTTCTATATAATTTTGGATGATTCCTCTAAATATAATTTCATTAATTAAAGCGTAGAAAAAGAAGGCAATTAAGAACATACTCAATAAATCTGTGTAGCTTTCAATATTAAAGCTTGTAGGAATATTAAAGCTACCTAACATTTGAAAGAAAAACCCAAGCAATAGGGCTGAACTTATTGCATGGCCCCAATGCTTAAACGTTAAGCCTATATATTCCCTTTCATAAGAATTCTTGCAAAACACAAGAATAATTAGTAAGTAGTTGCAGGCAATCAGTACTGGTACCCAATAATCACTTATGCTATAAGGCATTATTAGAAATTGTGTTATAAAATAAAGCAACAAAGCTAAGGCGATAAGCCAATGTGGATACTCAATGTGCTTTACTAGCTCTTGAACTCGTTTGTGTTCATCTAAATCTACAGTCAGTAGCCAGACCACAATAATTGCTGAGAATAGAAGTAGTGATAGAGTTATTAAAGCATACAACAGAAGATTATCAGGGGGATAACCATATTCAATAAAAGGGTGAGTGCTTTGAAATAACTGCTCACTAGTCTGGGAATCATAAAGAGTAATCGTACTATTCTCGTTATAAACTAGCCTATCTCCTTCAGATGTAATAAGCATAGCCATAGCTATGTTAGCGTCAGGGAGATAAAGTCTCTTATAACCAAACAAATGAATAGATATATACATCTCAGGCTTTTGTAGCATCAAAGCAGAGGCTTGATGTCTAATGTCATCAAATAAGTCAGCACTTTCCTCTAATGATATGGTCTCATTATCGGCGCTTATAAGCTGGTTTCGACTTGTAATCTCAGTAAATTCAGTTCGGAGTAGCAGCATTGCAAGCTGCTCTTCATTAATAGGCATATACAGCTCTGTTAATTCTCCTTGGTCACGAAAACCAGAGTCGTCTGGATAAAAGTAGTACGAGGCATCGCCAATCAGTGACACGCCCTTAACGCTTCCTGAACGTGTATAAGCTGGAACAATAAAGCCACCTTGTGTATACTCAATGTCTAAGTAATCAAAAGTGCCGAGTTCTAATGAAGAAAAATAATACATTTCATCTAAGAATAATGTTTGCGGTTCTTCGCCAATGCTTGTAGGCAATAAGATTACTGCAGAAATTGCTGAGGCTAAGCTAATAACTAGAATAACAAACAATACGAAGGCTGTGAAAAATGTATTTTGAAATATAGATTGTAATCGTTGAAGCATGATGTCCCCCAAAAATTCATTATAGTAGTGAAATCTGACAATAATTCATGTATTATTAGGTATAAATATTTAAACTGTACATGCCATTATTCGACAATATTTTTATAAATTCCTGCTTGTTTTTTGAAATGTAAATAATAGGAGGCAAATTTACATGAATAATATAAATGAAGAACTAAAGCAAAAAATATTAGATCTAAAGAAACAGAGGAACGCAATAATTCTAGCACACTATTATCAAAGGGCAGAGCTACAAGAGATTGCGGATTATATAGGCGACTCATTTGGGTTAGCGAAGCAAGCGGCCGAAACAGATGCAAAGGTTATACTTTTTTGTGGTGTGCATTTTATGGGGGAAAGTGCGAAAATTCTCTCGCCAGATAAAACGGTTTTAATACCAGACGAGCGGGCAGGCTGTCCGATGGCTGATATGGTTGATGCAGATGGTCTGCGTGCCCTTAAGGCGAAGCATCCAAATGCTAAGGTAGTTGCCTACGTTAATACGTCAGCGGAGGTAAAGGCGGAGACAGATATTTGCTGCACCTCTTCAAATGCGGTTAAGGTAATCCAATCAATAGATGCTGACGAGATTATATGGGTCCCAGATAAGAATCTAGGTCATTATGTTAGTCAGTTTACGGACAAGAAAATCATTCTTTGGGAAGGTTACTGTAACACCCATGACAATATAAGGGCACAGGACATCATCGACATGAAAGCAAAGCATCCAGAAGCACCTGTAGTGGTTCATCCTGAGTGTAGGCCAGAGGTTGTCGAATTAGCTGACCATGTAGCTAGCACTGCAGGTATATTGAAGTTTTGCCGTGAGACAGACAGCCAAGAATTTATTATAGGAACAGAAATGGGCATAGAGTATATGCTGAAGAAAGAAAGTCCAAACAAGCAGTTTCATTTTGCATCAAAGCTGTTAATATGCCCGAATATGAAGGTGAACAATTTGAAAAAGGCTCACAGAGCCCTTGAAACATTAGAGCCGAAGATTGAAGTAGATGCAGAAATTGCCACTAGGGCAAAAAAATCATTAGAACGCATGCTAGAGGTGCAGTAACATGCAGGGCAGGTATTTAGTCAACCTAAATAAAAATATCCAAGTAATCGACACAGATGCGGTAGTGATAGGTTCAGGTATTGCTGGTCTATACACAGCGTATTCCCTATGCGAGCAATTTGATAAGATTACCTTAGTGACAAAACAACACCTCAAAGAAAGTAACACCAATTACGCTCAGGGAGGGATTGCGGCGGCTATCTCTGAGTCTGATTCACCTGAGCTACATCAGCAGGATACTGTATATGCTGGGGCAGGTTTATGTAATGAAGAGGCCGTTGCCGTTTTGGTGAACGAAGGCCCAGATAGAATTCAAGAACTCATTGATTTAGGTGCTAAATTCGATCGTACGGAAACAGGACTAGCACTAGCTAAGGAAGGGGCCCATAGCTGCCGTCGTATCTTAAGGGCTCAAGGTGATGCAACAGGTGCTGAAATAGTACGAGCCCTTTTGAACGTAGTCAGTAAAAACTCTAAAATAGATAAGTTAGATTATCATTTTGCCATAGACGTAATAACAGAAGGGAACACATGTAAAGGTGTGCTATTGCAAAATGATGTCGGCGAGCAATTTTTCTATCGCACGTCAATAGTTGTATTAGCATCAGGTGGGATGGGACAGCTTTTTCGCTATACAACAAATCCAGACATCGCCACAGGTGATGGGGTAGCGATGGCTTATCGTGCTGGGGCGCTCATTACCAGCTTGGAATTCTACCAATTCCATCCTACAGTTCTAAGTTATCCTGGTGCGCCGAGATTTTTAATTTCAGAGGCAGTACGCGGTGAAGGTGCTGTATTACGCAACATTCACGGTGAGCGCTTTATGCTTGATAAACATGAAATGGCGGAGCTAGCTCCTAGGGACGTTGTCTCCCGTAGCATTGTTGAAGAAATGGATAAGACGAAAGCTACATACGTGTTTTTAGATATAACCCACGAAAAACCTGAAACTTTGCAGGAGCGGTTTCCGACGATATATCAGAAGTGCCTGCAATACGGTCTAGACATTAGTAGTGACTGGATACCAGTAGCGCCAGCAGCACATTACGCCATGGGTGGGGTACGCACGAATGAATGGGGCGAGACTGAGGTTAAAGGGCTTTTTGCCTGTGGTGAAGTTGCCTGTACCCAGGTTCATGGTGCCAATCGATTAGCGAGCAACTCTTTATCGGAAGCACTAGTTTATGGTAAAAGAATTGCAAATACTGCATTTGCATACGTGGCAACTAATTCGGCAATTCCATACCAGCTTCCATACCTATTACATAAGCCAGTCAGTCGGCTACAATATATTAACGAACGTAGACTACGCCTGCAAAAGGTTATGCTACGCTATGTTGGACTAAGAAGAAACAAGGAAGGTCTTGAATCGGCCTTAGAAGAGTTTAAAAAATATTCACCTATGGAAGGCTATGCCTATAGCGAACTAAGTGAATATGAGTTTATGAATATGCTTACATGCGCTACATTGTTAACGCACTCGGCCCTTGCTAGGGAGGAAAGCCGGGGTGCGCACTATCGGACAGATTTTCCACAGACTGATAGCGATTGGCACAGAACGATATCGATACATAAGGAAAGGGGGGTAATCGTTAGTGCTAACACAATCTAAAATTATTGAAATGGCTTTAGTGGAGGATGTATTCACTGGTGACATTTCATCGATTACGACAATTCCTGAAACTGCCCTTGGTAACGGAATCATTTATATGAAAGCAGATGGGGTTATCTCAGGCATAAAGGTTGCTGAAGAAGTATTTAAGCAGGTAGATGCAAACCTTGAGATTAAATTAAAAGCAACCGATGGTACACACGTTAAAAAAGGACAGGCAGTAATAGAAATAACAGGCTCTTTACGTTCAATACTTACTGGAGAGCGTGTGGCATTAAACTTTTTGCAGCGCATGTCTGGCATTGCAACGAAAACCCACCTAATGGTAACACTTATACAAGATTATCCCTGTACAGTAGTAGATACACGCAAGACAACGCCTCTACTGCGTATTCTTGAAAAACAAGCTGTGCGCGATGGTGGAGGAAAAAACCACCGCTTTGGGCTCTACGATGCAGTAATGATTAAGGACAACCACATCAAAGCCGCTGGTGGAATTATGAATGCAGTACAATCGGCACGCAAGCAAATTCCCCATACTATGAAAATTGAAGTAGAGGTAGAGAATTTACAGCAGGTTGAGGAAGCTATAGAGTCCAAGTGTGATATTATCATGCTAGACAATATGGATGTAAATATGATGGAAGCAGCCGTGAAGCGGATTGCGGGTAAGGCAATTGTAGAAGCATCTGGTGGAGTAAATGAAAATAACATCGTAGAAATTGCAAACACAGGTGTAAATTATATATCATTAGGTAGTCTAACACATTCCATTGAAAGTCTAGATATCAGCTTGGATTTATACGAAAAGAAAGTAATCATATAGTAGATAAATAATAACGCATTATTAGTACTCTATTTTGTTAGATTGTAGGTGTAATATAACTATGCTATTAGTGATGGACGTCGGGAATACCAATATAGTTCTAGGTATGTATGAAGGAAAAGAGCTGCGCTATCATTGGCGCATTGCTACCAGTCGTGAAAAAACAGAGGATGAATACGGCATTCTTATTAAAAACCTACTAGGGGATAAAGGGCTAGAGTTAAAGCAAATAAAAGCAGTAATCATTTCTTCTGTTGTGCCGCCGTTAATGTTTGCATTAGAGCGGATGGTAGAAATATATTTAAAGCTAGAGCCAATTGTAGTAGGTCCTGGGATTAGAACAAGCCTTAATATCAATATAGATAATCCGCGTGAGGTTGGGGCTGACCGAATTGTAAATGCAGTAGCAGCAATTCATGAATATGGTGCACCGTTAATTGTTGTAGACTTTGGAACGGCAACTACATTTTGCGCCATAGATGACAAAGGCAGTTACTTAGGTGGAGCTATTGCCCCAGGTATTAGAATTTCTACGGAAGCGTTATTTGCCCGTGCAGCTAAGCTGCCGAGGATAGAATTAGTACGACCAAGTAAAGTGATTGGCAAAAATACAGTTGCGTCTATGCAGTCAGGAATCATAAACGGTTATATAGGACAGCTAGATGGCATCGTCAGACGCATGAAGACGGAAATGGGCTATGATGCAGTTAAGGTAGTAGCAACAGGTGGACTAGCTGAGCTTATAGCAGTAAATTGCGAAACCGTTGACATCATTGATGAATTTTTAACTTTAAAGGGCTTGCGTATTTTATACGAAAAAAACAACGAAAAATTAAATAATAAGGATTGAGGAGGTGTAATGAAATGAAGGAAGTGACAATATACATTAAAAGCTATTGCCCATATTGCAAAAAAGCGTTGGCGTTATTAGAGAGTAAGGGCGTAGAGCTGAAAATCGTAGATGCTATGGAAGAACCAGAGCTATTCGAAAAAATAAAAGAGCAGACGGGCAGTCGCACTGTTCCACAGATTTTTATCGGCGATGAATTTGTCGGTGGCTGCGATGATGTACACGCCTTAGATTCAACAGGCCAGCTAGATGCTAAATTAAAATAATTAGACAAAAAGCATAAGAGTATTAAGAGTATTAAATAGGAACAGACACATTTCGCTAAATGTGTCTGTTTTCACAATTTCTCTTAGTCAACGTGGCAAATGACATTGTTATTCATTAGATACTTTTGCTATACTTAATTTAGTTTATGGGTACGCTTGATTTACAAGGGGAAATAGATAAGGGGGATTCCATGTCTGATTATATTAAAATGAATCGACGCGAATGGTTTAAGCAGGCTTTTACGAAAACAAAAGACGCTTCATTAAAGACTACTAGCCGTGCTGCTGGAAGTCTAGCAGATATTTCAGAAACACTTAAGGAATATAAGTGGGAAACAGTCGCTAATGATCGTGATCTCACCGATGACAGGCCAAAGCAGATTATGTTTCAAGGTAAGTCGGTGTATTTGCTACGGGTAGACGGCAAGTATTTAGGCTTTCAAGGAATTTGCCCAGAGGATAAACAACTGATATTTTGGCGAGCGCATTCGAAGCAGTTTTACTGTCCAAGCTGTGGCTCAGTATATAACCTAGATGGTTCCTGTCAACAGGACGAAAACCTGTCACTGACAACATACCCTGCAAGATTACACGATGAAGCAATTCAATTGAGGGTTGATTGATTAAAAAATATCAGGAGGGCTGTTATGCATGAACTATCAGTAATGGCTGGTATTATCGATGTTATAAATACTAGCGCCAAAGAAAACAATATCCATAAAATTCGCAAAGTAAAATTAATCGTAGGTCAAATGTCTAATGCTATACCTGACTCCTTAAGAATGGCGTTCGATATGCTAAGGGATGATGGACCATTTATTGAAGATGCAATTTTAGAAATAGAAACGGTGAAGACACAGGTTAAATGCCATGAATGCAATCATCAGTTTCAGCCTGAGGAAGGTTATATTTTCACCTGTCCGGAGTGTAAAGGTTTGCATACAGAAATAATAGCAGGTGAACAATTGTATGTTGATTTTTTTGAGGGGGATAAAATAGATGACAACTAAAATTGAAGTAAAGAAAAGTCCTATGCAAAAAAATAACGAGCAGGCAGAGCTTAATCGACAACTACTTAAGGAAAAAGGCATCTTTGCATTGAATCTGATGAGCTCTCCAGGGTCTGGCAAGACAACCTTATTAGAAAAGCTATCAGAGGTTATTGGAGATGACATTAAAATGGGAATCATTGAAGGCGACCTTGCTACGGAGCGCGATGCAGACCGTATACGAGCAAAGGGCATTCAATGTGTGCAGATTAATACCGATGGCGGCTGCCATATGGATTCCCATATGATTAGGAAAGTGCTAGATGAATTTGACTTAGATAAACTAGATTTACTTATCATTGAAAACGTTGGGAATTTAGTCTGCCCGTCGTCATGGGACTTAGGAGAGCATAAACGTGCCGTCGTTTTATCCGTTACAGAAGGAGCGGATAAAGTCGCAAAATATCCAACAATGTTCCGCAAAGCAGATGCAGTTATCCTTAATAAGATAGATTTAATTCCATATATTCAATTCAATGTAGACATAGTGAAGGACGACTTATTTGCCATTAAACCAGGAATTGAATTCTTTGAATTGTCAGCAACCACAGGTGAAAACATGGAGGCTTGGTGTCAATGGCTAAAGGATCATCTGCACAAGTAGATAAAGTAGATACCGTTGCAAGAGAACGTCTGCTGGTAAAGGGAGTTGTTCAGGGTGTGGGTTTTCGCCCGTTTATATATCGAATTGCCCGTGAAGAAGCCTTAACTGGATTTGTCCGCAATACTAGTAAGGGCGTAGAAATTGAGCTAGAAGGGACGCGAGGACAGCTTAAGCGCTTTAGTGAACGCATGCATGGAGAGCTTCCGGCATTAGCGGAGATAGACTCTGTAGATGCTTCGGAGCTGCCAATTACTGGGCAAGACAGTCAATTCCAGATTGTCACTAGCCATACTCAGGTCAAAGGTGATGTTCGAATACCAACAGATATAAAAGTATGTGAGGATTGCCAGCGAGAGATCCTTGACCAGGCTGATAGACATTATTATTATCCGTTAACAAACTGCACAAACTGTGGACCACGCTTTACTGTAATTAAAGATGTACCATATGATCGACAGATGACAACTATGGAACCGTTTAAGATGTGTTCAGCATGCGAAGTGGAGTATATGGAGCCACTAGATAGGCGCTTTCATGCTCAACCGACGGCATGTCCTGACTGTGGACCGAAGACTAAACTAATTACTCAGGCAGGAGAAACACTAGCAGTTGCTAGTGCTAGCACTGAGCTACGTGCGCTCTTTGCACAAGCACGCAAGCTACTGTTAGAGGGTAAGATTATAGCAGTTAAGGGTCTAGGGGGATTTCATTTTGTATGTAACGCGAACGATAGTGAGGCTGTCAGAAAATTAAGGGCACGAAAGAAGCGTCCATATAAACCCTTGGCTGTAATGGCAAGGAACGAACAATTAATTAAAGACCGTTGTCGTGTGAGCGCAATAGAAGAGCAAATCCTTATCAGCACACAGGCACCGATTGTTATTTTAGATAAGAAAGACACAGCGGATTTTTCCCTAGTTGCACCTGGGATTAACACCGTTGGAGTCATGCTACCCTATGCTCCAATTCACTTGCTGTTATTTGCTACAGATGAATTGGACTGGCTAGTAATGACAAGCGCGAATCCGAGTAATATGCCGATAACA
Encoded here:
- a CDS encoding CPBP family intramembrane glutamic endopeptidase; protein product: MLQRLQSIFQNTFFTAFVLFVILVISLASAISAVILLPTSIGEEPQTLFLDEMYYFSSLELGTFDYLDIEYTQGGFIVPAYTRSGSVKGVSLIGDASYYFYPDDSGFRDQGELTELYMPINEEQLAMLLLRTEFTEITSRNQLISADNETISLEESADLFDDIRHQASALMLQKPEMYISIHLFGYKRLYLPDANIAMAMLITSEGDRLVYNENSTITLYDSQTSEQLFQSTHPFIEYGYPPDNLLLYALITLSLLLFSAIIVVWLLTVDLDEHKRVQELVKHIEYPHWLIALALLLYFITQFLIMPYSISDYWVPVLIACNYLLIILVFCKNSYEREYIGLTFKHWGHAISSALLLGFFFQMLGSFNIPTSFNIESYTDLLSMFLIAFFFYALINEIIFRGIIQNYIERLTTTWIAIIGTAGIVALINYIINQYIYNMAHIEVLLQSFLIAPVGSVVLSLLYVRTRSLLASSLLATLLIILPRILVF
- the nadA gene encoding quinolinate synthase NadA — protein: MNNINEELKQKILDLKKQRNAIILAHYYQRAELQEIADYIGDSFGLAKQAAETDAKVILFCGVHFMGESAKILSPDKTVLIPDERAGCPMADMVDADGLRALKAKHPNAKVVAYVNTSAEVKAETDICCTSSNAVKVIQSIDADEIIWVPDKNLGHYVSQFTDKKIILWEGYCNTHDNIRAQDIIDMKAKHPEAPVVVHPECRPEVVELADHVASTAGILKFCRETDSQEFIIGTEMGIEYMLKKESPNKQFHFASKLLICPNMKVNNLKKAHRALETLEPKIEVDAEIATRAKKSLERMLEVQ
- the nadB gene encoding L-aspartate oxidase; translated protein: MQGRYLVNLNKNIQVIDTDAVVIGSGIAGLYTAYSLCEQFDKITLVTKQHLKESNTNYAQGGIAAAISESDSPELHQQDTVYAGAGLCNEEAVAVLVNEGPDRIQELIDLGAKFDRTETGLALAKEGAHSCRRILRAQGDATGAEIVRALLNVVSKNSKIDKLDYHFAIDVITEGNTCKGVLLQNDVGEQFFYRTSIVVLASGGMGQLFRYTTNPDIATGDGVAMAYRAGALITSLEFYQFHPTVLSYPGAPRFLISEAVRGEGAVLRNIHGERFMLDKHEMAELAPRDVVSRSIVEEMDKTKATYVFLDITHEKPETLQERFPTIYQKCLQYGLDISSDWIPVAPAAHYAMGGVRTNEWGETEVKGLFACGEVACTQVHGANRLASNSLSEALVYGKRIANTAFAYVATNSAIPYQLPYLLHKPVSRLQYINERRLRLQKVMLRYVGLRRNKEGLESALEEFKKYSPMEGYAYSELSEYEFMNMLTCATLLTHSALAREESRGAHYRTDFPQTDSDWHRTISIHKERGVIVSANTI
- the nadC gene encoding carboxylating nicotinate-nucleotide diphosphorylase, giving the protein MALVEDVFTGDISSITTIPETALGNGIIYMKADGVISGIKVAEEVFKQVDANLEIKLKATDGTHVKKGQAVIEITGSLRSILTGERVALNFLQRMSGIATKTHLMVTLIQDYPCTVVDTRKTTPLLRILEKQAVRDGGGKNHRFGLYDAVMIKDNHIKAAGGIMNAVQSARKQIPHTMKIEVEVENLQQVEEAIESKCDIIMLDNMDVNMMEAAVKRIAGKAIVEASGGVNENNIVEIANTGVNYISLGSLTHSIESLDISLDLYEKKVII
- a CDS encoding type III pantothenate kinase, with the protein product MLLVMDVGNTNIVLGMYEGKELRYHWRIATSREKTEDEYGILIKNLLGDKGLELKQIKAVIISSVVPPLMFALERMVEIYLKLEPIVVGPGIRTSLNINIDNPREVGADRIVNAVAAIHEYGAPLIVVDFGTATTFCAIDDKGSYLGGAIAPGIRISTEALFARAAKLPRIELVRPSKVIGKNTVASMQSGIINGYIGQLDGIVRRMKTEMGYDAVKVVATGGLAELIAVNCETVDIIDEFLTLKGLRILYEKNNEKLNNKD
- the grxC gene encoding glutaredoxin 3, with translation MKEVTIYIKSYCPYCKKALALLESKGVELKIVDAMEEPELFEKIKEQTGSRTVPQIFIGDEFVGGCDDVHALDSTGQLDAKLK
- a CDS encoding Rieske (2Fe-2S) protein; translation: MSDYIKMNRREWFKQAFTKTKDASLKTTSRAAGSLADISETLKEYKWETVANDRDLTDDRPKQIMFQGKSVYLLRVDGKYLGFQGICPEDKQLIFWRAHSKQFYCPSCGSVYNLDGSCQQDENLSLTTYPARLHDEAIQLRVD
- the hypA gene encoding hydrogenase maturation nickel metallochaperone HypA yields the protein MHELSVMAGIIDVINTSAKENNIHKIRKVKLIVGQMSNAIPDSLRMAFDMLRDDGPFIEDAILEIETVKTQVKCHECNHQFQPEEGYIFTCPECKGLHTEIIAGEQLYVDFFEGDKIDDN
- the hypB gene encoding hydrogenase nickel incorporation protein HypB, whose translation is MTTKIEVKKSPMQKNNEQAELNRQLLKEKGIFALNLMSSPGSGKTTLLEKLSEVIGDDIKMGIIEGDLATERDADRIRAKGIQCVQINTDGGCHMDSHMIRKVLDEFDLDKLDLLIIENVGNLVCPSSWDLGEHKRAVVLSVTEGADKVAKYPTMFRKADAVILNKIDLIPYIQFNVDIVKDDLFAIKPGIEFFELSATTGENMEAWCQWLKDHLHK